One Novosphingobium sp. 9U DNA window includes the following coding sequences:
- a CDS encoding GNAT family N-acetyltransferase encodes MFRGSALQLRPELKGNLVRLRRPVPVDADAIVAILSDWEVSRHLSLIPNPYTLADAVFFLEHIVSNEWVWAVNLPGSAALIGAVSLMPRERQDVAELGYWLSPDYWNQGLMTEAALLVISYGFEGLGLTAITSGCFQDNTASARVLAKLGFVETRRVKRPGALGHDDVNSVEVILQAPE; translated from the coding sequence GTGTTTAGAGGTTCTGCTCTTCAGCTTAGGCCCGAGTTGAAAGGTAATCTGGTCCGTTTGCGTCGCCCAGTGCCTGTCGATGCGGACGCCATCGTGGCTATACTTTCTGACTGGGAAGTTTCTCGGCATCTTTCTCTAATTCCCAATCCGTACACGCTTGCAGATGCTGTATTTTTTCTCGAGCACATCGTGTCGAACGAGTGGGTGTGGGCTGTCAACTTACCCGGCTCGGCCGCGCTGATCGGTGCGGTGAGCCTCATGCCTCGAGAGCGGCAGGATGTGGCTGAGCTAGGCTACTGGCTCTCGCCGGATTACTGGAACCAAGGCCTGATGACCGAGGCTGCGCTGTTGGTGATCTCGTACGGCTTCGAGGGGCTGGGCCTCACCGCGATCACCTCCGGGTGCTTCCAGGACAACACTGCCTCAGCCAGGGTGCTCGCCAAACTCGGCTTCGTTGAGACCAGACGAGTTAAGCGCCCGGGAGCCTTGGGGCACGACGACGTGAATTCGGTCGAGGTGATTTTGCAAGCGCCAGAATAA